A stretch of the Persephonella sp. genome encodes the following:
- the plsY gene encoding glycerol-3-phosphate 1-O-acyltransferase PlsY codes for MAVSMKIAYLIITYLIGSIPFGYVIGKLFGKDVTKEGSGNIGATNVTRTIGKKAGALVLVLDLLKGFLPVFFAKNYFHFEPKFIGLVAVMAVIGHCFSIFMKFKGGKGVATGFGVLIALSAKVALITFILWLGVFLATGYVSLASIIATSFSWVMLGIIEQNLYYTWAALIISLIIVMKHSSNIERLMKGTESRFIYK; via the coding sequence ATGGCAGTAAGTATGAAAATAGCGTATCTAATCATCACATATTTAATCGGTTCAATACCTTTTGGCTATGTTATAGGGAAACTTTTCGGTAAAGATGTAACAAAAGAAGGTAGCGGTAATATCGGTGCTACAAATGTTACCAGAACTATAGGTAAAAAAGCAGGTGCCCTTGTCTTAGTCCTTGACCTATTGAAAGGATTTCTTCCTGTATTTTTTGCAAAAAACTATTTTCATTTTGAGCCTAAATTTATTGGTCTTGTAGCTGTTATGGCAGTTATCGGGCATTGTTTTTCTATTTTTATGAAATTCAAAGGTGGTAAAGGTGTTGCAACCGGATTTGGAGTTTTGATTGCCCTATCTGCCAAAGTTGCTTTAATAACTTTTATTTTATGGCTAGGTGTTTTCCTTGCTACCGGTTATGTATCGCTGGCATCTATTATAGCAACCTCTTTTTCTTGGGTAATGCTGGGAATTATTGAACAAAACCTCTACTATACATGGGCAGCTCTTATAATATCTTTGATTATTGTAATGAAACACTCATCAAATATAGAAAGATTAATGAAAGGAACAGAAAGCAGATTTATTTACAAATAG
- the pgsA gene encoding CDP-diacylglycerol--glycerol-3-phosphate 3-phosphatidyltransferase yields the protein MSVDAHRGKSSSIIKNIRPISIANLLTISRLAITPVLIYTILKDMYLFSGILVIAAVLSDWLDGIIARKTQDVTKHGELLDPAVDKIFTLSVLVAFVEKQIISTYIVFLIILREMMVTWFRSVMVNKGIVVPASYYGKIKTTFQLVAIFFLSINLQQPGIIILWISIILAYYSGFDYLKMFIKEKAWQ from the coding sequence TTGAGTGTTGACGCCCATAGAGGTAAGTCATCAAGCATTATAAAAAATATAAGGCCAATAAGTATTGCCAATCTTTTAACAATCTCAAGACTGGCTATTACGCCGGTCTTGATTTATACAATTCTCAAAGATATGTATCTCTTTTCGGGAATTCTTGTTATTGCTGCAGTTTTATCAGACTGGCTTGATGGAATTATTGCAAGAAAAACTCAGGACGTAACAAAGCACGGAGAACTTCTTGACCCTGCAGTTGACAAGATATTTACACTGTCTGTCCTTGTAGCCTTTGTAGAGAAGCAAATAATCTCAACTTACATCGTTTTTCTAATTATCCTTAGGGAGATGATGGTCACTTGGTTTAGGAGCGTTATGGTTAATAAAGGAATTGTAGTTCCTGCATCTTATTACGGAAAAATAAAAACAACATTTCAGCTTGTAGCAATATTTTTCCTCAGTATAAATCTTCAACAACCTGGAATAATAATTCTCTGGATATCTATAATTCTTGCTTACTATTCAGGATTTGATTATCTAAAAATGTTTATCAAAGAAAAAGCATGGCAGTAA
- a CDS encoding D-alanine--D-alanine ligase — MNKLKIALLYGGSSSEREISIKSGQAVEGALKRLSLNYKVFDPINPPEFTKSLLEYNPDLVFNMLHGKGGEDGAIQGFLEILGFKYTGSPIKASAIAIDKNLTKEIARANGINTPDWVLIEDISQLENINLPFPLVVKPDTEGSSIGVFIVNNNQELTEAVKKALELDSKVLIEQYIKGREITIGILNGQVLEPIEIKVEEGFYDFENKYISEKTQYIISPYMKEETRKKLEEDSLKLYRLLECRGVVRIDYMLDEKETPYLLEINTIPGMTDHSLVPKAAAAKGIDFDNLVLEIIKGALNE, encoded by the coding sequence TTGAATAAGCTAAAAATAGCACTATTATACGGAGGATCTTCATCAGAAAGAGAAATATCAATAAAAAGTGGTCAGGCAGTTGAAGGAGCACTGAAAAGATTATCCCTAAACTACAAAGTTTTTGACCCTATAAATCCTCCAGAATTCACAAAATCCCTGCTTGAATATAATCCAGACCTTGTTTTTAATATGCTTCACGGTAAAGGTGGTGAAGATGGAGCAATACAAGGATTTCTTGAAATCCTGGGCTTTAAATACACAGGTTCTCCTATAAAAGCCAGTGCTATAGCCATTGATAAAAACCTAACTAAAGAGATTGCCCGTGCTAATGGTATAAATACACCAGACTGGGTTTTAATAGAAGATATTTCCCAATTAGAAAATATTAATCTTCCATTTCCTCTTGTTGTAAAACCAGACACAGAAGGTTCATCAATAGGGGTTTTCATAGTTAATAACAACCAAGAACTAACAGAGGCAGTTAAGAAGGCATTGGAACTTGATTCTAAAGTCCTGATTGAACAATACATAAAAGGAAGAGAGATTACCATTGGAATTCTTAACGGGCAGGTTTTAGAACCAATTGAAATAAAAGTAGAAGAAGGATTTTATGATTTTGAAAACAAATACATATCAGAAAAAACACAGTATATAATCTCGCCATATATGAAAGAGGAAACACGAAAAAAACTGGAAGAAGATTCTCTAAAACTCTACAGATTGCTTGAATGCAGAGGTGTTGTAAGGATAGATTATATGCTTGATGAAAAAGAAACTCCTTATTTACTGGAAATAAACACAATTCCCGGTATGACAGACCATAGCCTTGTTCCGAAAGCAGCAGCTGCAAAAGGAATAGATTTTGATAATCTTGTTCTGGAAATAATAAAAGGAGCTTTAAATGAGTAA
- a CDS encoding bifunctional (p)ppGpp synthetase/guanosine-3',5'-bis(diphosphate) 3'-pyrophosphohydrolase produces the protein MAKTVEKHPADELIDKLDYLKEEDIQQIKDTVDFIVEKHKGQFRKSGEPYYIHPIEAAKTLAELKLDKTSIIAALLHDVVEDTDTTLEEIEEKFGKDVALIVDGVTKIGKYKFQSKEEAEAENFRKMIVSMAKDIRVILVKLADRLHNIRTLDALPEHKRVRIAKETLDIYAPLAARLGLWKIKSELEDRSFMYINPEEYKKITTYIAESKDKQEKYLKEEIVPRIKEELEKHGIKAKIQYRTKHIYSIYEKTIRKGISLSDIYDIYGIRIIVDSVKDCYLTLGLIHSIWSPVPGRFKDYISLPKSNMYQALHTTIVGPNGKFVEIQIKTKQMHKIAEEGIAAHWRYKGGKHISEKDLQSFTWLRNILESIKENRDSTEIISSVKGDLSNEEIFVFTPKGDLIKLPVGATPVDFAYAIHTQVGHKTAGAKVNGRMVPLDTKLKNGDVVEIITAKYHKPSRDWLDFVVTSKAKTNIKQYLSKLERNRLRKFGEKLLDKFLKKISKKTSELTEEEKKKLLKRFNFKSFDDFIIAVGEGKISPNKIVRILRGDKEKTKTEQQQKAKTDKDITIEVDGISNILSSIAKCCCPIPGDDIIGVIVKGKGISIHQKDCPNVQNILKEEPERTINAIWDVEKNNHLFPAYLRIITEDKPGILADVSSAIASTKTNISGANIRTRRDGKAIIDMKISVRNLDHLDKVLKSVSSVKGVNTVSRICKKR, from the coding sequence ATGGCAAAAACAGTTGAGAAACATCCTGCAGATGAGCTTATAGATAAGTTAGATTATCTCAAAGAAGAAGATATTCAGCAGATAAAGGATACCGTTGATTTTATCGTTGAAAAACATAAAGGTCAGTTCAGGAAATCAGGAGAACCTTATTATATTCATCCGATAGAAGCAGCAAAAACCCTCGCAGAGCTAAAACTTGACAAAACTTCCATAATAGCTGCCCTTCTACATGATGTTGTGGAAGATACAGATACGACACTTGAAGAAATTGAAGAAAAATTCGGTAAAGATGTTGCCCTGATAGTTGACGGAGTAACAAAAATCGGAAAATACAAATTCCAGAGCAAAGAGGAAGCAGAGGCAGAGAATTTCAGGAAAATGATTGTTTCTATGGCCAAAGATATTAGAGTAATTTTAGTAAAATTGGCTGATAGACTACATAATATTAGAACACTGGATGCTCTTCCTGAACACAAAAGGGTAAGGATAGCCAAAGAAACTCTTGACATATATGCACCTCTTGCAGCAAGACTTGGATTATGGAAGATAAAAAGCGAGCTTGAAGATAGATCATTTATGTATATAAATCCAGAAGAATACAAAAAAATTACAACATACATAGCAGAATCCAAAGACAAACAAGAAAAATACCTAAAGGAAGAAATAGTTCCAAGAATCAAGGAAGAACTTGAAAAACATGGAATAAAAGCAAAAATCCAGTATAGAACAAAGCATATATATAGTATTTACGAAAAAACCATAAGAAAAGGAATTAGCCTTAGCGATATATATGATATATACGGGATAAGAATTATTGTAGATTCTGTTAAGGATTGTTATCTTACATTAGGACTGATACATTCTATCTGGTCACCTGTTCCCGGAAGATTTAAAGATTATATATCTCTTCCCAAATCAAATATGTATCAGGCATTACATACAACTATTGTGGGACCAAATGGTAAATTTGTTGAAATTCAAATAAAAACAAAACAGATGCACAAAATAGCAGAAGAAGGTATCGCAGCCCACTGGAGATACAAAGGTGGAAAACATATATCAGAAAAAGACCTCCAGTCATTTACATGGCTTAGAAATATACTTGAATCAATAAAAGAAAACAGAGACTCAACAGAGATTATATCCTCTGTAAAAGGAGACCTTTCTAACGAGGAAATCTTTGTGTTTACTCCCAAAGGAGACCTGATTAAGTTACCTGTAGGTGCAACTCCTGTTGATTTTGCTTACGCTATTCATACACAGGTTGGACATAAAACTGCAGGTGCCAAGGTAAACGGCCGAATGGTTCCGCTGGACACAAAACTAAAAAATGGAGACGTCGTTGAAATCATAACAGCCAAATATCATAAACCAAGTAGAGACTGGCTGGATTTTGTTGTTACATCAAAAGCTAAAACAAATATAAAACAGTATCTTTCCAAGCTTGAAAGAAATAGATTAAGAAAGTTTGGAGAAAAACTTTTAGATAAATTTCTGAAAAAAATAAGTAAGAAAACCTCTGAACTTACTGAAGAAGAAAAGAAAAAACTTCTTAAAAGATTTAACTTTAAATCTTTTGATGATTTTATAATTGCTGTCGGTGAAGGAAAAATCTCCCCTAACAAAATTGTTAGAATTCTCAGAGGAGATAAAGAAAAAACAAAAACAGAGCAACAACAGAAAGCTAAAACAGACAAAGATATAACCATTGAGGTTGATGGAATATCAAATATCCTTTCTTCTATAGCAAAATGCTGCTGTCCAATACCTGGAGACGACATTATCGGAGTAATAGTTAAAGGTAAAGGTATATCTATACATCAAAAAGACTGTCCTAATGTTCAAAATATTCTGAAAGAAGAACCTGAAAGAACTATAAACGCCATATGGGATGTGGAGAAAAATAATCATCTATTCCCTGCATATTTAAGGATAATCACAGAAGACAAACCTGGAATACTTGCTGATGTTTCCAGTGCAATAGCATCAACGAAAACAAATATATCAGGTGCAAACATTAGAACTCGTAGAGATGGCAAAGCTATTATCGATATGAAAATTTCCGTCCGAAATTTAGACCATCTGGACAAAGTCCTAAAATCTGTTTCTTCAGTGAAAGGAGTAAATACAGTATCAAGAATATGTAAAAAGAGATAA
- the murG gene encoding undecaprenyldiphospho-muramoylpentapeptide beta-N-acetylglucosaminyltransferase: MKKVFIAGGGTGGHFYPAVSVANELINYGYQIVYFGTKKGIESKKDFPASEKYLFDIEGVRGRSPKNAVKSALKLLKTALFIRSLIKKEKPEFVLCFGGYSSLPLGLAAALSNVPLFLHEQNSIPSYTNKLLSLFAKKIFITFEVSKNYFPKNKTVLTGLPLRQELLKDLKISQEKAREIIGIPDKKTVLVFGGSQGSKVLSENAIKLAQKRKDLQFILIGGKNFKKPDNLPENIKYFDFYDRMGILYSASDIVISRSGAASTYEILAAGKPAVFIPYPYAASDHQYHNVKWLEEKGLCHIIRENQLTLETLQEKIDDLLSKNIQKEIKSLYIPDSAEKIIKEIFDELDRV; the protein is encoded by the coding sequence TTGAAAAAGGTTTTTATTGCAGGTGGCGGAACAGGTGGACATTTTTATCCTGCTGTTTCAGTGGCTAACGAGCTTATCAATTATGGATATCAGATTGTTTATTTCGGAACAAAGAAAGGAATAGAAAGCAAAAAAGATTTTCCGGCATCAGAAAAATATTTATTTGATATAGAAGGGGTAAGAGGAAGAAGCCCCAAAAATGCAGTTAAATCAGCACTAAAACTGCTAAAAACAGCCCTTTTCATCAGATCATTAATAAAAAAAGAAAAACCTGAATTTGTTTTATGCTTTGGTGGATACTCATCTCTACCCCTTGGACTTGCTGCAGCATTAAGCAATGTTCCCTTGTTTCTGCATGAGCAAAACTCGATACCATCTTATACAAACAAACTACTATCCTTATTTGCAAAAAAAATATTTATAACTTTTGAAGTATCAAAAAATTATTTTCCAAAGAACAAAACAGTTTTAACCGGTTTACCGCTGAGACAGGAACTTTTAAAAGATCTAAAAATTTCCCAAGAAAAAGCCCGAGAAATTATCGGTATCCCCGATAAAAAAACGGTCCTTGTTTTCGGAGGAAGTCAGGGTTCAAAAGTGCTTTCTGAAAATGCCATAAAACTGGCACAAAAAAGGAAAGATCTGCAGTTTATTCTAATAGGTGGTAAAAATTTCAAAAAACCTGATAATCTACCTGAAAATATAAAATATTTTGATTTTTATGACAGAATGGGAATTTTATATTCTGCATCAGATATTGTTATTTCCCGTTCAGGTGCCGCCTCAACCTATGAAATACTTGCAGCTGGTAAACCTGCAGTTTTTATACCTTATCCTTATGCAGCCTCAGACCATCAGTATCACAATGTTAAATGGCTTGAAGAAAAAGGACTGTGCCATATAATAAGGGAAAACCAGTTAACACTGGAAACCTTGCAGGAAAAGATAGATGATTTACTATCAAAAAACATACAAAAAGAGATAAAATCTTTATACATACCTGATTCAGCAGAAAAAATAATTAAAGAGATATTTGATGAACTGGATAGAGTTTGA
- the ftsW gene encoding putative lipid II flippase FtsW has protein sequence MIRNFYFDRVLFIAFFVLMILGLVFVYSATSIPSLINHKDPFLYLKREIVWLLIGFIAMIGAYLTPIETLKKIAYPLALLTIVLLVIVLIMPASISGLSVKRWIDLGFARFQPSELAKLSVILFLAYFISRKENDEKFLRSWTAIFVALSFPVVVIALVLIEPHKGAAIFIALLTFLIMFSSRLSTLKVMVFPILATPVFIYVIMFSHYAHKRIEAMLDPIANRSGVSYQVFQAILAFVKGGLTGEGIGGGTQKLKYLPEIHTDYIFALIGEEAGFIGAVLIIGIFLVILYRGIKISLDLDDTFSQILGIGVTYLIVLQALMHMAVNSSIFPPTGFTLPFISYGGSSLLIMAISAGILLRLSKEPKKSIYKRSVIS, from the coding sequence ATGATAAGAAATTTTTATTTTGATAGGGTTTTATTTATAGCTTTTTTTGTTTTGATGATTTTAGGGCTTGTTTTTGTTTATAGTGCCACATCAATACCTTCACTTATAAACCATAAAGACCCGTTTTTATATCTTAAACGGGAAATTGTATGGTTGCTTATTGGTTTCATAGCAATGATAGGAGCCTATCTGACACCCATAGAAACTCTAAAAAAGATTGCTTATCCCCTTGCTTTACTTACAATAGTATTACTTGTAATAGTTCTTATAATGCCGGCCAGTATTAGCGGTTTATCGGTTAAAAGATGGATAGACCTTGGTTTTGCCAGATTTCAGCCTTCTGAACTGGCAAAGCTATCTGTTATTTTATTTCTTGCATATTTTATATCACGGAAAGAAAATGATGAAAAATTCCTAAGAAGCTGGACGGCTATTTTTGTTGCATTATCTTTTCCTGTGGTTGTGATTGCCTTAGTCTTGATAGAACCCCATAAGGGGGCGGCAATTTTTATTGCATTGCTTACATTTTTAATTATGTTCAGTTCAAGATTATCTACCCTGAAAGTTATGGTTTTTCCTATTTTGGCCACCCCTGTTTTTATTTATGTAATAATGTTCTCCCATTATGCCCACAAAAGAATTGAGGCAATGCTTGATCCTATAGCAAATCGTTCAGGTGTTAGTTATCAGGTATTTCAAGCAATCCTCGCCTTTGTAAAAGGTGGACTTACAGGTGAAGGAATAGGCGGCGGGACTCAGAAGCTTAAATATCTACCTGAGATACATACAGACTATATATTCGCCCTTATAGGAGAAGAAGCAGGCTTTATAGGGGCTGTTTTGATAATTGGAATATTCCTTGTTATTTTATACAGGGGAATAAAGATTAGCCTTGACCTTGATGATACTTTTTCACAGATTTTAGGAATCGGAGTAACATACTTGATAGTTTTACAGGCACTTATGCATATGGCAGTGAATTCCAGCATATTCCCACCTACAGGGTTTACACTTCCGTTTATCAGCTATGGAGGTTCATCTCTACTTATAATGGCAATATCTGCTGGAATACTCCTTAGACTTTCAAAAGAGCCTAAAAAAAGCATATATAAGAGGTCAGTAATCAGTTGA
- the ftsZ gene encoding cell division protein FtsZ — translation MENFNYDSKNPSKIKVFGVGGGGSNAVARMYQEGLQDVELYIVNTDKQHLDSLDVPNKIHIGENITKGLGAGSKPERGEEAAKENLDRIKEAIDGADMIFIAAGLGGGTGTGASPVIAQAAKEMGILTVAVVTKPFDFEGPRRAQIAEEGLQKLRDVVDTYIVIHNQKLTTIAGKRFTFQEAFKLVDSILYKAVRGITDLILVPGLINVDFADVQTIMENGGKALIGVGSGRGENKIEEAVMSATTSPLLEGVSIDGARRLLVNVEVSMDISYADVEDAIAQIKEQAHESAHIIFGASLNQNLEDEMRITVVATDFESEKPSEVSKPKTKRIIERKLRKPQPPQVEREEIIEEPLPGNIINEVEYEDLDIPAYIRKRKGGGIN, via the coding sequence ATGGAGAACTTTAATTACGATTCAAAAAACCCATCAAAAATTAAGGTGTTCGGTGTAGGTGGTGGCGGTAGTAATGCTGTTGCCAGAATGTATCAGGAAGGCTTACAGGATGTTGAGTTATATATTGTGAATACAGATAAACAGCATCTTGATTCCTTGGATGTTCCAAACAAAATTCATATTGGAGAGAACATAACAAAAGGGCTTGGTGCAGGTTCAAAACCTGAAAGAGGTGAAGAGGCAGCAAAAGAAAATCTTGATAGGATAAAGGAAGCCATAGATGGCGCTGATATGATTTTTATTGCAGCTGGGCTTGGTGGTGGAACAGGAACAGGTGCATCTCCTGTTATTGCTCAGGCTGCAAAGGAAATGGGTATTTTAACAGTCGCTGTTGTAACAAAACCATTTGATTTTGAAGGCCCCAGAAGAGCACAGATTGCAGAGGAAGGCCTCCAAAAACTGAGAGATGTTGTTGATACATATATTGTTATTCATAACCAGAAACTCACAACAATAGCAGGAAAAAGATTTACCTTTCAAGAAGCTTTTAAACTGGTTGATAGTATTCTATACAAAGCAGTTAGAGGTATCACAGACCTTATTCTTGTTCCTGGTCTGATTAACGTTGACTTTGCCGATGTCCAAACAATCATGGAAAACGGTGGAAAAGCACTGATTGGTGTAGGTTCTGGAAGAGGAGAAAATAAAATAGAAGAAGCAGTCATGTCCGCAACAACATCACCGCTTCTTGAGGGAGTTTCTATTGATGGTGCAAGAAGACTTCTTGTTAATGTTGAAGTGAGCATGGATATCTCTTATGCAGATGTTGAGGATGCAATTGCACAGATTAAAGAGCAGGCACACGAAAGTGCACATATTATATTCGGAGCATCTTTGAACCAAAATCTTGAAGATGAGATGAGAATAACTGTTGTTGCAACAGATTTTGAAAGTGAAAAACCCTCTGAAGTTTCAAAGCCAAAAACAAAAAGAATAATAGAAAGAAAACTGAGAAAACCACAACCACCTCAAGTTGAAAGGGAAGAAATCATAGAAGAACCTCTTCCAGGAAACATAATAAATGAGGTAGAATATGAAGACTTAGATATTCCTGCTTATATCAGGAAAAGGAAAGGTGGTGGTATTAATTGA
- the ftsA gene encoding cell division protein FtsA, protein MGKQNIVVALDIGTSKITALVGDIDETEDLHIVGHGEVPSKGIEKGVITKPNDVINSIRKAIDMAESISGIKISGVVANVSGYHLECRNDSERVEFNTPQKMITQMDISQLIEKVSSKLQPQKENLEVIHIIPQKYILDDEDEVIDPVGLVASRIEAKFHIVLDKINAFTNLKKVIEAAGLRVIDFVANPIASSTAVLYPEEKEMGIVVLDIGAGTTDMAVYKEGSIEYIKSLPVGGNQITMDIAHRFKVSKEEAESLKIEYGAAITDVAQEEMIEVYPRGSEEPVHVDHYELIDTIEARLSEIFDLVKSHLEEQGFENRLNGGIVLTGGVANTLYIKELAESIFNTDVRIGKPKDYTGFSDKIAYPEYSTSVGMLQFVKNRALSSMQAPVVSNNSGFDIFALGKSFIEKIKSIF, encoded by the coding sequence ATGGGGAAACAAAACATTGTAGTAGCCCTTGATATAGGAACATCAAAGATAACAGCCCTTGTGGGAGATATAGATGAAACAGAGGATTTACACATTGTAGGTCATGGGGAGGTTCCATCAAAAGGGATTGAAAAAGGAGTTATTACAAAACCAAATGATGTTATTAATTCAATAAGAAAAGCCATAGATATGGCAGAAAGTATATCAGGAATTAAAATCAGCGGTGTAGTTGCCAATGTAAGTGGATATCATCTTGAATGTAGAAATGACAGTGAAAGAGTTGAATTTAATACTCCCCAAAAGATGATAACCCAGATGGATATTAGCCAGTTAATAGAAAAGGTATCCTCAAAACTTCAGCCCCAGAAGGAAAATTTAGAGGTAATCCATATAATTCCACAAAAGTATATACTTGATGACGAAGATGAGGTTATAGACCCTGTTGGGCTTGTAGCATCAAGAATAGAAGCAAAATTCCATATAGTTTTAGACAAGATAAATGCATTTACCAATCTGAAAAAAGTTATTGAAGCTGCAGGTTTAAGGGTTATTGATTTTGTTGCAAATCCTATAGCATCTTCAACGGCAGTTCTATATCCTGAAGAAAAAGAAATGGGAATTGTTGTTCTGGATATAGGGGCAGGAACTACAGATATGGCTGTTTACAAAGAGGGAAGCATTGAATATATAAAATCTCTTCCTGTAGGCGGAAATCAAATAACAATGGATATAGCCCATAGATTTAAAGTTTCAAAAGAAGAAGCAGAATCTCTCAAAATAGAATATGGCGCAGCAATAACAGATGTTGCACAGGAAGAAATGATAGAAGTTTATCCAAGGGGTAGTGAAGAGCCTGTTCATGTTGACCATTATGAGCTTATTGATACTATAGAAGCCAGACTTTCTGAGATATTCGACCTTGTGAAAAGTCATCTTGAAGAACAGGGATTTGAAAATAGACTTAACGGTGGTATTGTTTTAACCGGTGGAGTAGCAAATACACTTTATATAAAAGAACTGGCCGAAAGTATCTTTAATACAGATGTTAGAATTGGTAAACCAAAAGATTACACGGGCTTTAGTGATAAAATTGCCTATCCTGAGTATTCAACATCAGTTGGTATGCTCCAGTTTGTTAAAAACAGGGCATTATCCTCAATGCAAGCTCCGGTGGTTTCTAACAACTCAGGATTTGATATTTTTGCCCTTGGAAAATCATTTATAGAAAAAATAAAAAGCATTTTTTAG
- the murB gene encoding UDP-N-acetylmuramate dehydrogenase yields MNWIEFEENVDLSKFCTIKIGGTAKKVYFPKNQQEIIDLIKLSLDIDKRFFPIGIGSNTVFSDGILEHIFVSTKNLKKYEITEKEGFFYIKAQAGVSFRIINSIVKKYNLEGFENLSGIPATIGGAVVMNAGAFGSEIADIIHEVVWIDKKGNIHKLKRKEIDFRYRYSPFQKNGFIFEATIKLKPSDKNIAQIIKKHLEERNKKQPLNLPTSGSTFKNPPNYAAGYLLEKAGLKGYRIGNVAFSDKHANFLINFGGGRFKELKELIQTAERRIGELYKIKLEREIEIVE; encoded by the coding sequence ATGAACTGGATAGAGTTTGAAGAAAATGTTGATTTATCTAAGTTTTGCACAATAAAAATAGGTGGCACAGCAAAAAAGGTTTATTTTCCAAAAAATCAACAAGAAATCATTGACCTTATTAAACTTTCTTTAGATATAGATAAACGATTTTTTCCAATAGGCATAGGCAGTAATACTGTTTTTTCTGATGGGATTTTAGAACATATATTTGTTTCAACAAAAAATCTAAAAAAGTATGAAATCACAGAAAAAGAAGGTTTTTTTTATATTAAAGCACAGGCAGGGGTAAGTTTTAGAATAATAAACTCAATAGTAAAAAAATATAATCTGGAAGGCTTTGAAAATCTTTCAGGTATTCCTGCAACAATCGGTGGTGCAGTTGTTATGAATGCAGGGGCTTTTGGCAGTGAGATTGCAGATATAATCCATGAGGTTGTATGGATAGATAAAAAGGGAAATATTCATAAACTAAAAAGAAAGGAAATAGATTTTAGATACAGATATTCACCATTCCAGAAAAATGGTTTTATTTTTGAAGCTACAATAAAGCTAAAACCTTCTGACAAGAATATAGCCCAGATAATTAAAAAACATCTTGAAGAGAGAAATAAAAAACAGCCACTTAATCTGCCAACATCAGGTTCAACATTCAAAAACCCTCCAAATTATGCAGCGGGATATTTGCTTGAAAAAGCTGGTCTAAAAGGATACAGAATAGGAAATGTCGCCTTCTCAGACAAGCATGCCAACTTTCTGATCAATTTTGGTGGAGGAAGGTTCAAAGAATTAAAGGAATTAATACAGACTGCCGAAAGAAGAATTGGGGAATTATACAAAATTAAACTTGAAAGGGAAATAGAAATTGTTGAATAA
- a CDS encoding FtsQ-type POTRA domain-containing protein — protein MSKKTKIAIASFWIILCAAFGIFSPTLPYVKEFFEIKQVNVKGTDKFTKEDIKKIFEKENWFFIDKDKIKKELKKYNFVKEVAINRLFVGNVDLIVLERKPFAIISYKKKQYLIDEDGVRLDPKYYGKKYTKNLPVIVYNDKTIKKEKLQKVDLIKEEFQNLLNIKRFYVYKSQIACKTSDNKIVVFSTKDLEKSIERAKTFIKKVGISDFSYLNFSFESMVVVRR, from the coding sequence ATGAGTAAAAAAACAAAAATAGCCATTGCATCTTTCTGGATAATTTTGTGTGCAGCGTTTGGAATATTTTCTCCAACACTTCCTTATGTAAAGGAATTTTTTGAGATAAAACAGGTAAACGTAAAAGGAACAGACAAATTTACAAAAGAAGATATCAAAAAAATATTTGAAAAGGAAAACTGGTTTTTCATAGATAAGGACAAAATAAAAAAAGAACTAAAAAAATATAACTTTGTAAAGGAAGTGGCTATTAATAGATTATTTGTCGGTAATGTAGACCTTATAGTCCTTGAGAGAAAACCTTTTGCAATTATCTCTTATAAGAAAAAGCAGTATCTAATTGATGAGGATGGTGTCAGATTAGACCCAAAATATTATGGTAAAAAATATACAAAAAATCTTCCTGTCATAGTATATAATGATAAAACTATAAAAAAAGAAAAATTACAGAAGGTAGATTTGATTAAGGAAGAATTCCAAAACCTGCTTAATATAAAAAGATTCTACGTTTATAAAAGCCAGATAGCCTGTAAAACCTCAGATAACAAAATTGTGGTTTTCAGCACAAAAGACCTTGAAAAAAGTATAGAAAGAGCAAAAACATTTATTAAAAAGGTAGGAATTTCTGATTTTTCTTACCTGAATTTTAGTTTTGAATCAATGGTAGTAGTGAGGAGATAA